The DNA window TAAAAATGGTTTCTGTTGCAGTACCCACGACTGTAAAAATGCTTCTAGGATCGGCTGCATTTGATCACTAATCTGGCTTGAAATCTCTTGATAAGTAAATCGAGACTGTCCACAAAGATAGAGAAAATGGTGTAATTGGTGCACAAATTCTCGATCCTGTATAGCGAGCGCCCCCCTCTTGTTCAAAAAATCTGGAAATCTCCCGTTGCTAAAATTAAGGATCTGCCAATAATTGCGATCGGGGAATAAAAATTTTTCCTTTAGACTAAAAGAATTAATAGGATCGTTTTCCTGTAAATCAAATAATTTGGCAACAATTTTCTCATGCTTGGCTGCCGATCGCAGAATAGCTTCGCCTAAATCTTTGAGGATTACAACTTGATTTAGAATTTCTTGAATGAATGGTTGAACAGCGTAACATAAGCGATCAGAAGAAGTTAAGGCTTGTAATTGAGAACCTTTCATGAAAGAAATAATGTCTGCCATAAACAACCGTAAGAACTGATCTTGGACTCATATAGTAAGGATAGACAACACAAAGCACCACCTATCCTTACTACTAACATCAAAAACTTAGTGAACTAAACTACCACTTAATTGGTGGAATCTGATTGACAAGATATCCTGCCGCAGCACCAGTAAGAATGCTGATAACAATCGAGCCTACAATAAACTCACCACCAGCAACAGCTTCTAATTCTTCATCAGAAAGTTCCCCTGCATCTTGGCGCTGATTCAATTCTTCCTGACGCTTTTTCACTTCAGTCCATAGCTCTTCAGAAGTAATATCGTAACCTTTGGAAGTAGCTAATGCTGTGACAGATTCCCGATCATTTTCTGCTTCTAAAGCCTTGACTAGCTCTTGGGCAAGGCTCTCATCAGATTGTACTTTTTCAAGAAATTCTTGAACTGCAGTTGCGCTCATCTTTAGATCTCCATGTGTATTTTGACTAAACTGGCAAAAATTCAAATAACTAGTTTCTATCTAAAACTATTGTTAAGAACAATGTTGTATATAGAAAATAATTTTTAAATATTTTAGACTATTTAATAACAAATTAATAATAAAAAAACTAGTATTTTTGAGGTTAGCAACGATCAATTTTATTGTGTGCTAAGACTCATTAAATACATTGTTTATTTGCATAAATATTTTAGCTCTGCAACATTTTGATGTCAATAAAGTGTTACAGAGCTGATCCTGATTGCAATAGCAATATACAAGGAAGTAAGTCGGGATGGATGAGCCGCAAGATCGTATAACCAATTCCAGAGATCCCATGTAAAAGAGAAGGATTAATGCTGAGGTTTTCATGTTGAACTAATAACTGATGGGATTCTTGTATGGTATGCCCCCATGATTTTGCCAGCGCTAATAGGTCTGGGTCGTTTAAGGTATTTGCGGCAAACAATAGAGTTTCAATACGCCCACAATTGCCCCACATTAAATCATCCTCGCCCCAAATTGAGTACTGTTTAATGGCTTGTAAAACATGATCAATTTCTTCTCGGATGTCTGGTGTGTCTAACTCAGAAAGTCCTCCCAATCTTGCCAATCCAATTCCAGTCGCTCCATTTGCCCAACTCATTGAATTCCTAGGAGGATTGGTACGAAAATCATTCCAAATTCCTGATTGGCGATCAAAAGAAAGACGTTCATAGGTAATTGCTGCCTTTGCAGTTTCCATGTATATTTCATCTCCTGTAGCTTTATAAAGCTGCAATAGACTGTAGGCTATTCCTGCCATTCCACTAGAGAAACCTATGGGTTTAGGTGTTTTGTCACCATCTCCTTTTTGACCAACGAGGTGATTCCCACATTTTCTAGCTAATTCTAAAGCTAAAGGAGAACATTCAGAGAGAGCTAGTAACCCTAAAATCCCACCAGCCGATCCGTTTAACACCGTGAAATATATATCGCCTTTAATGAGTTCAGGAGTAATGCATTCTAATATTTTTTGGGAAGTTGATGCAAAGTTTTGACTACCCAATAGCTTGCTGATTGTTTCCAGACCATAAATCATTGAACCTAGATTAGCAATGCCGATATCAGTACCAAATCGGCGTTGTTGGAGAGAATTTAAGCTTGAAAAGGTCTCTTGCAATGGAGACAGAACTTGCTGCGTATATTCATACCATTGCGATTCTCCAGTGATTTTTGCTAGAGATGCAAAAAATAGAGCAATACCTATGTTCCCATCCCAAAAACCCACCCCTAGAACTTGCCAGCGAAACCGTGAAATTGTGGGTTTATAGGTAAGCCCGAACCAAGCAAGTCCAGAATCACTTCCAGTAATTCCCTTAGATATTAAAGTTTCCCCTAAAATGATCGCAGTTTCAAGCAAGGCTTTGTTTCTGTTAATCTTGGCATAATCTGTATTTTGAGCTTCGAGGAGTATGGGTGTGGTAGGAAGAGAAGGTTCTTGACGATAGCGCGCTTGTAATGCTCCCTCAATAATCACAAGTTGAGTTTGTAGTTTTTCTTTACTTAGTAATTCAATGTTATTTTGAACTGTCAAAAAGCTAGATTGACTAAAAGTCCCTGTATCAGTAATTCCATTAGGCGAATAAATGTGAGTATCATTTGTAACCGTAGAAAAGAAAGGAATATCCATTTGTTCCAAGGATTGGATCTCAGCTTCAAGAATTGACCAATAAATGGGGCGTTCATCAGAAGTAAGAAAAGCTCGACTGAGACTTTCAAGAGCGATACTGCGATCGACTCCATTTTTCATGTATTTGGGATTGTAGGAATTTTGCAAGATGGCATAGTAGGTTTGAGTGTTCCGAAATACAAATCGAACTTTAATTTGTGCAAAGGCTTGTAAATGACTATCTTTACTCAAAAGAAATTCCTTCTGATTCAGTAAAACAAGATACATCTTTTGAAAGCCCTTAGTTACTTCCAATTGGTAAGATGACATATCTATTGTTTTACCGAGTAAAGTCGGTGCGTTCTCTTGTACAACCTTAGTTTGAGCTGTTTCTAAGCGCATACCATCGGTATTAATATGTTTCCAAACTGGGGTTTCATAGGACTGGGTTTCACCTCCGAGTCCACTAATATCCACAGTCAAAGTATCATTTGGAAGTATTCCCCATTGTGGCAACAAAAAGGTTCTCAAGACTGAATCCTGTAAAATCTGGGAGGCATTCTCTAAAGCAGTATGATCTGTTTTAGATCTCGTTTTAATGTGATGATGAAACAAGGTTTCCCCATCTATAAAGACAGGATACTCCCCACTGGCGATCAGATTTTCCTGATGACAGTCTGTACCTTCAAGTAGATATAAAAGTGCTAAAAGCATCCCACAACGCTCATAGAACCGTTCAATAGATGAGTTGTCTTTACAAGGTCTATTAGGAATGAATTCCATCCAACCATAATCTTCTCGATTCAAGATCGTGATTGGAAGTAGATGTAAAAGAGAGGGTTGTTGATTACACCAATCCAAAATCTTATTGAACGCACAATCTATAGCCAAGTTCCGAGGTTTATAAACAATTTTAAGTCCTGTATCAAAGGTAATTATTAAAACCGATCGCCCTCCGTTATGCGAATCTGATAAGTTACACTGGCAGTCTACTACTTGAGTTAAAGATTGATGAGGACTGAAACACTTTTCAATTTCTTTCCAGTCTTGTTCGAGTCGGGATTGAAATTCTGAGATTGACTTACACCAAAAGATGACCGCAAGGGAGAGGAGTTTTGCCAACACTGGATATTTTTGAAACAGCCCCCATAATCCATCCTCAAATAATAATTCCAAGAAGCTTTGAAACTTTTGCCTTTGCTTATGGGTGATATGCATGAGCAGAAAATCTCGCAAGCTATTATTGTTGCCCCTAAATGTTTCAAATTCCCCCATTAAAGTAGGAGTTCCTATTTTTGCTAGATTTTCCAGTAGACTTCTGAGAAGATGATTCTTTGCTTCAGGGGCTAGGCAATTCAAAAATTGGAGATTATTCTCCGCTACCGCAAGAAAAGGAACATATACAGACTCAAAGGGAATAGGAGATTCAGACTTGAAACATTGATTTTGAAGAGTTTTTGGCGATGATTTTGGAGAGTAATTGTTGGCGATATTTAACACTGATTGCAAACAAATTAACCAATCAGAAATAGGGACTTTGCATTGTTCCGTAGGTTCACCACCTGCTAACGCCGCTAAAACCCGATCCTGATTAAGCCCTGACCATAGGAGCCGATGACTGAATTTGATGAGATCATTTTTGGCTGCTATTTTCTGCCATGTTTGCAATCTTTGTCTGGCAATATCACCTAAGTCTTGATTTAAATCTTGGATAGGTATATTGGAAAGAGCAAGCCGCTCTGTCAAAGAATAGGTGTTGAATGCCAGTTGCTGAAGTGCTAAAGATGGCTGGTAATCTGGTTGAGATAAGAACATAAAAGTCTAAGCAAATATTGATCAAGAATAAACTACACGGTGTCATGAGAAAATAGTGGTGATGTTATAGTTATCGACAAGTTTATTAGCAAGCTGAAGCTGCAAGAACAAACTTAGGTTCTTAGTTTCACATTATGTAACAGCCGCGTTTTAAAAAATTTTAGTATGAAAACAGTTTCGATCTGCGGATCCAAAGTTGAAAAAATCATGTCGGCAGATAGTTTTGTCGATCATCTTGAAATTGAAGGTATTAAGGTTAACTGTGGGATTATCCATACTAAAGATATTACCTTTGCCAGCAAAGATCCTGCCCTAAGTAATCATGTTCTATTCCAAGTCAAAGCCTTTTCCTGCAACTATCGAGACAAACGACTCATTCTCAATACTGCAACTAGCAGCTCTGCCAATCGCTTTAATGCCATAGGATCAGAATTTGTCGGGGTAATACTCTCAGTAGGAAGCAATGTAACTGATTTAAAGCCAGGCGATCGCGTCATCGGCAATAATTGCTATCCTGACTCTGGCGTGTTGGGTTTACCACCAGGAGTCCCCACTAACCATGCTTCCAAAGAGTTTCGGATTCTCCATCAAGCCAAATTAATGAAAATCCCTTCAATCATGCCTGATCATGTGGCAGCTTCCTTTAGTATTGGTGGACAAACCAGTTACAGCATGATCCGCAAATTGCAGATTCAGCCAGAACAAAACATTTTAGTCACCGCCGCGAAATCAAATACATCTTTATTTGTACTCCATGCTCTGCAAAAATATCGTCATAAGATGGGAATTCGGGTTTACGCGCTGACAAGTTCTGGTAAATTGGTGGACAAAATTCAGTCTATTGGTGTTGATCGAGTGGTGCAAATCCGACCAAACTCTGAGCCTTGGATCGATCCTGAAACAGCTAAATCCATTCTTGAGGAAACAAAAGGCGGATTCCATGGCATCATCGATCCTTTTTTTGATTTGCACATTGCCAAAATGCTGCCAGTGATGAAACCAGAAGCTAAATATATAACCTGTGGGCTTTATGATCAATTTACAGATCTGACGGGAACTCAATCGCCCAATATAGGCTTAAGTCCTCAACATCTTTTATACACAGCGATGATTTATAATCTTTCAATTATTGGTAATTGTATTGGACTTACTTCAGATTTAGCTCAAGCAGTAGAAGACTATGCTCAAGGAAATTTGCCTGTAGTGGTGGATAGTGTTTACAAGGGCAGAGATGTCGCGCCTTTCTTTGACCGTATGTATAATTCTCCCGATCGCTTCGGCAAGGTGGTTTACAGCTATGAAAATTAATTTCCTAGGTCACGCATCCCTATTGGTTGAGACACAAGACTGTAAAATCTTGATGGATCCTTTACTTTGGGACCCCTTTTGTGATGGAACCAATGCCTCTTGTCCTCAAAGAGAAATCTTTCCTGATTTATTTCCCGCCTACGATTTTTTAGTGATCTCCCATAGACATACCGATCACTTTGATATTCGTTCTCTTGCCTATCTCCCTAAGCATATAGATGTCCTCATCCCCCCAGACAAACTCTTGATTGAATGCTTACAAAAT is part of the Pseudanabaena sp. BC1403 genome and encodes:
- a CDS encoding type 2 lanthipeptide synthetase LanM family protein translates to MFLSQPDYQPSLALQQLAFNTYSLTERLALSNIPIQDLNQDLGDIARQRLQTWQKIAAKNDLIKFSHRLLWSGLNQDRVLAALAGGEPTEQCKVPISDWLICLQSVLNIANNYSPKSSPKTLQNQCFKSESPIPFESVYVPFLAVAENNLQFLNCLAPEAKNHLLRSLLENLAKIGTPTLMGEFETFRGNNNSLRDFLLMHITHKQRQKFQSFLELLFEDGLWGLFQKYPVLAKLLSLAVIFWCKSISEFQSRLEQDWKEIEKCFSPHQSLTQVVDCQCNLSDSHNGGRSVLIITFDTGLKIVYKPRNLAIDCAFNKILDWCNQQPSLLHLLPITILNREDYGWMEFIPNRPCKDNSSIERFYERCGMLLALLYLLEGTDCHQENLIASGEYPVFIDGETLFHHHIKTRSKTDHTALENASQILQDSVLRTFLLPQWGILPNDTLTVDISGLGGETQSYETPVWKHINTDGMRLETAQTKVVQENAPTLLGKTIDMSSYQLEVTKGFQKMYLVLLNQKEFLLSKDSHLQAFAQIKVRFVFRNTQTYYAILQNSYNPKYMKNGVDRSIALESLSRAFLTSDERPIYWSILEAEIQSLEQMDIPFFSTVTNDTHIYSPNGITDTGTFSQSSFLTVQNNIELLSKEKLQTQLVIIEGALQARYRQEPSLPTTPILLEAQNTDYAKINRNKALLETAIILGETLISKGITGSDSGLAWFGLTYKPTISRFRWQVLGVGFWDGNIGIALFFASLAKITGESQWYEYTQQVLSPLQETFSSLNSLQQRRFGTDIGIANLGSMIYGLETISKLLGSQNFASTSQKILECITPELIKGDIYFTVLNGSAGGILGLLALSECSPLALELARKCGNHLVGQKGDGDKTPKPIGFSSGMAGIAYSLLQLYKATGDEIYMETAKAAITYERLSFDRQSGIWNDFRTNPPRNSMSWANGATGIGLARLGGLSELDTPDIREEIDHVLQAIKQYSIWGEDDLMWGNCGRIETLLFAANTLNDPDLLALAKSWGHTIQESHQLLVQHENLSINPSLLHGISGIGYTILRLIHPDLLPCILLLQSGSAL
- a CDS encoding zinc-binding alcohol dehydrogenase family protein, whose product is MSADSFVDHLEIEGIKVNCGIIHTKDITFASKDPALSNHVLFQVKAFSCNYRDKRLILNTATSSSANRFNAIGSEFVGVILSVGSNVTDLKPGDRVIGNNCYPDSGVLGLPPGVPTNHASKEFRILHQAKLMKIPSIMPDHVAASFSIGGQTSYSMIRKLQIQPEQNILVTAAKSNTSLFVLHALQKYRHKMGIRVYALTSSGKLVDKIQSIGVDRVVQIRPNSEPWIDPETAKSILEETKGGFHGIIDPFFDLHIAKMLPVMKPEAKYITCGLYDQFTDLTGTQSPNIGLSPQHLLYTAMIYNLSIIGNCIGLTSDLAQAVEDYAQGNLPVVVDSVYKGRDVAPFFDRMYNSPDRFGKVVYSYEN
- a CDS encoding Nif11-like leader peptide family RiPP precursor, producing the protein MSATAVQEFLEKVQSDESLAQELVKALEAENDRESVTALATSKGYDITSEELWTEVKKRQEELNQRQDAGELSDEELEAVAGGEFIVGSIVISILTGAAAGYLVNQIPPIKW